The nucleotide window ACCTGATCTTCAAGAGCTTGTTTGATCTCTCTTGAACCCGGATCAAGGACAAGGTCTTTAAGTCCCATGCCCGTCAGTTTTTCCGTCAAAGGCTGGAGTGCCTCAACTGAATCGGCTTTCACTGCCAGGGGCAGATCATTGTCTTTTGCCAGAGCGCCCATTTCGTCAGCATTATCAGCAGTTGCAGCATAAAGCAGAGGACGTTTAAAACCGGCAGTTTCAACACCGGCTTTCATAACATCAATGTCCTGAGTCATCAGAACCAGGTTGAATTCCGATTCTTTGGCAATTTTACCTGCAACAGTTGCAAAAGCTTCAGCACCGTTACCCGCATCTTTTACAACCAGAAGCTCAGGTCTTAGATTAAGGCCTACACGCTCATACTGGAAAGCATTGTAAATTTTAAGGGTTTTATCAAGTTCTGCCGCATCAATGTCTGAAGATACAGTTGCTGCAAGAATTGTTGGGTTAAAAAATGTTTTTTCATGTCTGTAAAGAACTGTTTCTCCACCTGTTGTGGTTTTGCGGACACCTTTACCAAGTGCTACAGGCCGGATAGGTGGTGCTGATGCTTCAGCCAGTTGTTCTTTTGCTTCATCTGAAACATAAGGACAGCTATCAAGTTCAGCCTTTCCAGATGCAAGATTCATTGCAAAGGCAAGGCATGTAGGAACTCCGCACTCCTTACAATTTGTTTTGGGTAGGAGTTTGAATATCTGTATACCGGTTAATGCCATTTTTTTCTCCTTAAGTGTTAAAAACCTTATGGTAAAGGCCCGGCAGCATTATTTCTGGTGTGAAAAGCTGTCGGGCCTTTTTTGTTTAGTTATTATCCAACAATAGATTCCATATTAAGAGCAGGATGGCCTTTTTCCTGGAGGAACGGAAGAATCTCTTCTTCTGTAATTCCAACAGTTTCATCCGCGATCATGTCAAACAGACCTGGAACACCCATCTCTTCTCCACGGGCTACAATACGATCTTTGAGCTCTTCTTTGAGCATCTTGGGCATCCACACCATTCTCAAAAGACCACCATCACCTAAGATAAATTTACCCTGGGTGATATTGTGTTTGGAATGACCGACAAAGCCGGGTGAAGAAGCACCACCGCCCATAACACCGGCCAGTGTGGTAAATTTCATACCGCATGGAGTATCACCTGTGTAATCACGTCCAACAGTCATTACACCGTTACATGCAGGCAGCATGGCAGCAATACATTCGCAGCAGCCACAGGTGGTCATTGGATCATGAACCATTGAATAGAAGTTGTAATGGGTAACCATACCTCTGGAGGCTTTATAAATAAAATCATTTACCCCTTTAAACTGACCCAGTTTAGCATCAATGACCTCGCCCTTTTCGATGGGCTGATTTGGTCCGGTTGGGTTGATTTCATAGGCAGCCTTGCAGTCCATCCAGTTGTAAGCGCCGCACAGCCCTGTTCTTTCCGGGCTTACAGAGCAGACATGGCTGGGGGCAAAAGACTGGCAGAGTGTACAAGAGTAGAAGATATCCACATCTTCGTCTTTCATGGTGTCAACACGAGCGTCACGCAACTGGTAGTTCTCTCTTGCAGTGGCGGTCATCTTGTCAACATCTTCAGGATTGGTGTACAGGGTGACTTCAACCTTGTCCACAATTTTGGTGAAATCCTGATGGAATTTGGCATGGAGAACCGTACCAATATCTTTCAGAGTAAAACCTTTTTCAATTGCGGCTTTAGAAATACGGATCCAGGAGATATCCCTTTGTCCGATATGCATGATGGTCTGAATATAATTGATCAGATGATGAATCTGACGTTCCATGATGGGCTCAAAGTCTTCTTGGAATTCACGACCGGCAATTTGGACAAAAATTCCCAGTGGGAAAGTTCCGCCTTCTTTGATGCCGTCAAGATCAGGACCAACAAGATTTATCTTGCCGTCTTCGATTTCATTCATGTCCGCCATTTTAACAAGCTCTGTGCATTGGGTCTTTCCACCACCGCACTGGGCATAAAGGTCTGCGCCTCTTACACGCTCACCTTCATAAGCCGGACCAAATGCACATGGAATATCAATATCAGCAACCTGTACTTTAAGGCCCCTGACTTCAACTGATTTTTGTACCATGTCTTCATGGGCAACCGGTGCAACAACATGCTCATATGTACAGATACCTGTTGGTAAAATTTCAGGAATCGGTGTGTCAGCAATTGTCGGGAAACCCCAGTTAACACAACCGGCTGCTGCAACACCCCATTCGGTTCCAACATCACCCAGGGCGTTGACAAATGCAAATACCCTTTCTTTGTTGTATTTCAGGATGGTTTTGTAATCACCAGGCTGAACACCACCAAATGCCATGGCTGCTCTGTTGGCAAAACCAAGTGCAAATACGGCAGAAGAAATGTCCGGACCAAACGGTACGATACGGGTGTTCCATCCAACCTGCATTCCGGCATCCAGGCATTGCTCAATAATGGTATTGCCATTATGATTGGCAGCACAGAAGATATAAAGGGATCGTTTCTGGTAATCTTCAACGATCATTTTTGCAATTTCTTTATTGGGCGCTGCACCAACCATGGCTGCAAAACCGGGAGCTGAACCATCAACAAATTCAACACCACGTTTTCTCAAAATAGTATCATCAGCAGCACCAACCCAGAGTTTGCCGTTATCAACATCAGGATCTTCCTGAGCAATGTAGAAATCAGGATCATTCAGATATCTTAAAGCTTCTTTTACTTCATAAGCGATAACACCTGCCATACCGGCATCAAGAAGTGGCCCTAAGTACGGAAGCCAGTTTTTCAATTTCAAATGGGGTGGGAGAAGCCCTCTTGCAAACGCCAGAGGTGCTTTAAGGTCTTCTATAGTCTCTACTTTAAGTCCGGTCAGTGAATAGATTACCGGCAGATAGTATGCTGTGTTTGGGAATCCTACTTTTGTACTTGCATCATAGGTCTGAAGTGCTTTTTCAAGTTCACCTTCAACCTGGGCAACCACTTTGTAACCACCCTGAATGGCAGCAAATGCGATCAATTTTGACATATTCTGTTCCTCCTTCGTTGAGGATTTAATTTATTATTTTTCTGTGTAAACAGTTTTTTTCCTCTGAAATTAATTATGCTTCAAGGGCCTGACGGGATGCCATATCCATCATAACTCTTTCTCTTGCCTTATCAATGCCCAGTTCTTTTCTCTTTTTGTCAATATGGGCAATCATGAGTTGTGCATGTTTAACAGGATCCACTTCAAGATCCCATTTTCCGCCATAAATATTTTCCATTTCTTTGGAGATATAGTCATGGAATACAGGAGCGCCTGATGTGGGCAGAGTAACACCAAATACAGTGTATACACCTGAAGCAACAAAGTAATGACCAATGGAGATGGCTTTTTCACTCATCCATTCGGGCGCACTTCCTGCAACCGGAAGATCACAGATATCGTTGCCCAGTCCGCCTGCTTTTACAACTTCTGTTGCAGCAAGAAGGATACGGCTATTGTCTACACAGGAACCCAAGTGAAGAACCGGTGGAATACCAACAACTTCACAGATTTCAGCAAGTCCGGGACCACAGTGTACTGCAGCGGCTTCAGGAGTCAAAAGTCCTTCCATGGCGCAGGCAATAGCGTTGCAGCCGGTAGTAAGAACAATAACATCATTTTTGATCAATTCCTTGACCACTCTGACATGACCGTCATTGTGTTTTGTTCTGGCATTGTTACAGCCAACCACACCGGCAATACCACGGATACGGCCGTTGATGATATTGTCATTCAAAGTGTAGTAAGTGCCGCGGAATGTCCCGCCAAGGTGATACTGGATGGATTCAACACCAAAACCGGCAATCTGTGTGGTTTTGTAAGGCGGAATCACAACATCTGTGCCACGGTTTGCAAAATTGTCGATGGACATTTTAACAATTCGTTTGGCATCTTCCAGGGCATGATGTTCATCAAATTCAATATGGATGACATTATCCTGTTCCATTTTGGCAATAGGATGGGTGGTGATCAATTTTGTATGGAAACATTTTGCCACATTGGCAAGGTTCTGCATGATACACTGGATATCAACAACCATGGCATCACAGGCACCGGTAATGATGGCAAGTTCCTGCTGAAGGAATGTGGCAGCCGTGGGGATACCGTGGCGCTGGAGGAGCTCATTTGCTGTACAGCAGATACCGCCCAGCTGAATGCCTTTGGCACCTTTTTCTTTTGCATAATCAATCATTTCCTGGGACTGGGCAACAGCAACCAGTATTTCGGAAAGAACAGGCTCATGACCATGAACGATGATATTGACATGATCTTCTTTCATGATGCCCAGATTGGCTTCTGACTGAAGGGGATAGGGAGTTCCGAAAAGAACATCCTGAAGGTCTGTAGCCAGCATGGAACCGCCCCAGCCATCAGCCAGTGCAGCTCTTGTACCCTGTTTCATGAGGTTTTTATAATCCTGATCAACGCCCATGTGGGTTCTGTGCATGATTTCAACGATTTCCCGGTCAATGTTTCTGGGAAGAACGCCCTGTTTTTTCCATTTTTCATATAGAGCTTCAGGAGCTCTCTTCATATAAAGAAGTTCACCAGATGGTTTTCCCCATTCGGCCATAGCAACTTCACCAACTTCAAGAGCGATTTCATCAATATCTCTGTCTTTTGTTTCTCCATCCACTTCCACGGTTGTTGCAACGCCAAGGTGGGGAGCAATAGCCAGCAGTTTTTCAGTGTCTTTGATCTGATAGGCTTCTGTTTCTTTTCTGGCTGCTGATAGAAATACTTCTGCCACGCAACGGCCATGATCGGAATGAGCTGATGCACCACCGGCAATCATCCGGATAAAGTTTCTGGCTGCAATGGTGTTTGCAGTGGCACCGCAAAGACCTTTTCTATCATCTTCGCCCTCAATGCCGCCTTTGGGTAAGGGAAGTCTGCATGGTCCCATGGAGCAGTTTTTACAGCAGATACCCTGCATACCGATAGCGCAGGGTTTCATGCTAACGGCTCTGTCAAATACCGTATCAATACCTAATTTCTGGGCGCGAGCCAATAATTCCTGGGTTCCCAGGTCAATGGACGCTTCTTTGGGATCAGCCAGTTTGGGCGCTTTTACTGCTTTAGCAACTTTTGCTTTTTTATCTTCTGCCATTAGAG belongs to Desulfobacula toluolica Tol2 and includes:
- the acsB gene encoding acetyl-CoA decarbonylase/synthase complex subunit alpha/beta, whose translation is MSKLIAFAAIQGGYKVVAQVEGELEKALQTYDASTKVGFPNTAYYLPVIYSLTGLKVETIEDLKAPLAFARGLLPPHLKLKNWLPYLGPLLDAGMAGVIAYEVKEALRYLNDPDFYIAQEDPDVDNGKLWVGAADDTILRKRGVEFVDGSAPGFAAMVGAAPNKEIAKMIVEDYQKRSLYIFCAANHNGNTIIEQCLDAGMQVGWNTRIVPFGPDISSAVFALGFANRAAMAFGGVQPGDYKTILKYNKERVFAFVNALGDVGTEWGVAAAGCVNWGFPTIADTPIPEILPTGICTYEHVVAPVAHEDMVQKSVEVRGLKVQVADIDIPCAFGPAYEGERVRGADLYAQCGGGKTQCTELVKMADMNEIEDGKINLVGPDLDGIKEGGTFPLGIFVQIAGREFQEDFEPIMERQIHHLINYIQTIMHIGQRDISWIRISKAAIEKGFTLKDIGTVLHAKFHQDFTKIVDKVEVTLYTNPEDVDKMTATARENYQLRDARVDTMKDEDVDIFYSCTLCQSFAPSHVCSVSPERTGLCGAYNWMDCKAAYEINPTGPNQPIEKGEVIDAKLGQFKGVNDFIYKASRGMVTHYNFYSMVHDPMTTCGCCECIAAMLPACNGVMTVGRDYTGDTPCGMKFTTLAGVMGGGASSPGFVGHSKHNITQGKFILGDGGLLRMVWMPKMLKEELKDRIVARGEEMGVPGLFDMIADETVGITEEEILPFLQEKGHPALNMESIVG
- the acsC gene encoding acetyl-CoA decarbonylase/synthase complex subunit gamma, whose translation is MALTGIQIFKLLPKTNCKECGVPTCLAFAMNLASGKAELDSCPYVSDEAKEQLAEASAPPIRPVALGKGVRKTTTGGETVLYRHEKTFFNPTILAATVSSDIDAAELDKTLKIYNAFQYERVGLNLRPELLVVKDAGNGAEAFATVAGKIAKESEFNLVLMTQDIDVMKAGVETAGFKRPLLYAATADNADEMGALAKDNDLPLAVKADSVEALQPLTEKLTGMGLKDLVLDPGSREIKQALEDQVAIRRAALKASNKALGFPTITFPCEMASNLDMETLIAGMMVAKYGGIVVMSDFTSESLFPLLLERLNIYTDPQRPMTVTEGIFEIGNPDENSPVLVTTNFALTYFIVSGEIEASKVPAWLLIKDSEGLSVLTAWAAGKFGGDDVGMFVKKSGIMDKVKHTELIIPGYAAAIAGDIEEELPGWTITVGPREAAHLPAFLKSK
- the cooS gene encoding anaerobic carbon-monoxide dehydrogenase catalytic subunit; amino-acid sequence: MAEDKKAKVAKAVKAPKLADPKEASIDLGTQELLARAQKLGIDTVFDRAVSMKPCAIGMQGICCKNCSMGPCRLPLPKGGIEGEDDRKGLCGATANTIAARNFIRMIAGGASAHSDHGRCVAEVFLSAARKETEAYQIKDTEKLLAIAPHLGVATTVEVDGETKDRDIDEIALEVGEVAMAEWGKPSGELLYMKRAPEALYEKWKKQGVLPRNIDREIVEIMHRTHMGVDQDYKNLMKQGTRAALADGWGGSMLATDLQDVLFGTPYPLQSEANLGIMKEDHVNIIVHGHEPVLSEILVAVAQSQEMIDYAKEKGAKGIQLGGICCTANELLQRHGIPTAATFLQQELAIITGACDAMVVDIQCIMQNLANVAKCFHTKLITTHPIAKMEQDNVIHIEFDEHHALEDAKRIVKMSIDNFANRGTDVVIPPYKTTQIAGFGVESIQYHLGGTFRGTYYTLNDNIINGRIRGIAGVVGCNNARTKHNDGHVRVVKELIKNDVIVLTTGCNAIACAMEGLLTPEAAAVHCGPGLAEICEVVGIPPVLHLGSCVDNSRILLAATEVVKAGGLGNDICDLPVAGSAPEWMSEKAISIGHYFVASGVYTVFGVTLPTSGAPVFHDYISKEMENIYGGKWDLEVDPVKHAQLMIAHIDKKRKELGIDKARERVMMDMASRQALEA